From the Chiroxiphia lanceolata isolate bChiLan1 chromosome Z, bChiLan1.pri, whole genome shotgun sequence genome, one window contains:
- the LYRM7 gene encoding complex III assembly factor LYRM7 isoform X3, which translates to MESRRDKRRLKCMESTTREVKFLFADLAVVFKGRALLCVGSATPPVENYAQVLKLFKLLHRTRQEVFKNDTRALEAARQKINEEFRNNKDETSEEKINELLKIASDVEVILRTSVIQAVHTDSDKIVLIPRKDLLQDNTPYLDKPTKKQES; encoded by the exons ATGGAATCGAGGCGGGATAAGCGGAGGTTAAAATGCATGGAAAGCACGACTCGTGAGG TGAAGTTTTTGTTTGCTGACCTGGCAGTTGTATTTAAGGGAAGGGCTTTGCTTTGTGTTGGTTCTGCCACACCACCTGTAGAAAATTATGCCCAG GTTTTGAAGCTTTTTAAGTTGTTGCACCGAACACGGcaagaagtttttaaaaatgatacCAGAGCCCTTGAAG CTGCAAGACAAAAGATAAATGAAGAATTCAGAAATAACAAAGACGAGACATCTGAGGAGAAGATAAATGAg CTTCTGAAAATAGCTTCAGATGTTGAAGTGATTCTCAGAACTTCCGTTATTCAGGCAGTTCATACGGATTCTGACAAAATAG TGCTCATACCCAGGAAAGATCTTCTACAAGACAACACTCCTTACTTAgataaaccaacaaaaaagcaaGAATCCTGA
- the LYRM7 gene encoding complex III assembly factor LYRM7 isoform X1, whose protein sequence is MEPGSSWWCHGTGQVAETDARRARPEDEEEHLHRACERALEQTAHRAVWSRPHRRHPPTARAARHARDRPSRTAPPGSSLPGLVTSPVRHFPAPFPGRVRPVPPDGGRHGEPRAVKFLFADLAVVFKGRALLCVGSATPPVENYAQVLKLFKLLHRTRQEVFKNDTRALEAARQKINEEFRNNKDETSEEKINELLKIASDVEVILRTSVIQAVHTDSDKIVLIPRKDLLQDNTPYLDKPTKKQES, encoded by the exons atggagccaggctcttcctGGTGGTGCCACGGAACAGGACAAGTGGCAGAAACTGATGCGCGGCGAGCTCGAcctgaagatgaggaagaacaTCTTCACCGCGCGTGTGAgcgagcactggaacagacgGCCCACAGAGCGGTGTGGAGCCGCCCTCACCGGAGACATCCACCAACCGCACGGGCGGCACGGCACGCCCGGGATCGTCCCTCCCGCACGGCTCCTCCCGGATCGTCACTTCCCGGGCTCGTCACTTCCCCGGTCCGTCACTTCCCCGCTCCCTTCCCGGGCCGGGTCCGGCCCGTCCCCCCGGACGGCGGCCGCCATGGGGAGCCGCGGGCAG TGAAGTTTTTGTTTGCTGACCTGGCAGTTGTATTTAAGGGAAGGGCTTTGCTTTGTGTTGGTTCTGCCACACCACCTGTAGAAAATTATGCCCAG GTTTTGAAGCTTTTTAAGTTGTTGCACCGAACACGGcaagaagtttttaaaaatgatacCAGAGCCCTTGAAG CTGCAAGACAAAAGATAAATGAAGAATTCAGAAATAACAAAGACGAGACATCTGAGGAGAAGATAAATGAg CTTCTGAAAATAGCTTCAGATGTTGAAGTGATTCTCAGAACTTCCGTTATTCAGGCAGTTCATACGGATTCTGACAAAATAG TGCTCATACCCAGGAAAGATCTTCTACAAGACAACACTCCTTACTTAgataaaccaacaaaaaagcaaGAATCCTGA
- the LYRM7 gene encoding complex III assembly factor LYRM7 isoform X2, translated as MRGELDLKMRKNIFTARVSEHWNRRPTERCGAALTGDIHQPHGRHGTPGIVPPARLLPDRHFPGSSLPRSVTSPLPSRAGSGPSPRTAAAMGSRGQVLKLFKLLHRTRQEVFKNDTRALEAARQKINEEFRNNKDETSEEKINELLKIASDVEVILRTSVIQAVHTDSDKIVLIPRKDLLQDNTPYLDKPTKKQES; from the exons ATGCGCGGCGAGCTCGAcctgaagatgaggaagaacaTCTTCACCGCGCGTGTGAgcgagcactggaacagacgGCCCACAGAGCGGTGTGGAGCCGCCCTCACCGGAGACATCCACCAACCGCACGGGCGGCACGGCACGCCCGGGATCGTCCCTCCCGCACGGCTCCTCCCGGATCGTCACTTCCCGGGCTCGTCACTTCCCCGGTCCGTCACTTCCCCGCTCCCTTCCCGGGCCGGGTCCGGCCCGTCCCCCCGGACGGCGGCCGCCATGGGGAGCCGCGGGCAG GTTTTGAAGCTTTTTAAGTTGTTGCACCGAACACGGcaagaagtttttaaaaatgatacCAGAGCCCTTGAAG CTGCAAGACAAAAGATAAATGAAGAATTCAGAAATAACAAAGACGAGACATCTGAGGAGAAGATAAATGAg CTTCTGAAAATAGCTTCAGATGTTGAAGTGATTCTCAGAACTTCCGTTATTCAGGCAGTTCATACGGATTCTGACAAAATAG TGCTCATACCCAGGAAAGATCTTCTACAAGACAACACTCCTTACTTAgataaaccaacaaaaaagcaaGAATCCTGA
- the LYRM7 gene encoding complex III assembly factor LYRM7 isoform X4 — MPIKKVLKLFKLLHRTRQEVFKNDTRALEAARQKINEEFRNNKDETSEEKINELLKIASDVEVILRTSVIQAVHTDSDKIVLIPRKDLLQDNTPYLDKPTKKQES; from the exons ATGCCAATAAAGAAG GTTTTGAAGCTTTTTAAGTTGTTGCACCGAACACGGcaagaagtttttaaaaatgatacCAGAGCCCTTGAAG CTGCAAGACAAAAGATAAATGAAGAATTCAGAAATAACAAAGACGAGACATCTGAGGAGAAGATAAATGAg CTTCTGAAAATAGCTTCAGATGTTGAAGTGATTCTCAGAACTTCCGTTATTCAGGCAGTTCATACGGATTCTGACAAAATAG TGCTCATACCCAGGAAAGATCTTCTACAAGACAACACTCCTTACTTAgataaaccaacaaaaaagcaaGAATCCTGA
- the HINT1 gene encoding histidine triad nucleotide-binding protein 1 produces the protein MADEISKAQAARPGGDTIFGKIIRKEIPANIIYEDEQCLAFHDISPQAPTHFLVIPKKPIVRLSEAEDSDESLLGHLMIVGKKCAANLGLTNGFRMVVNEGPEGGQSVYHVHLHVLGGRQLGWPPG, from the exons ATGGCGGACGAGATCAGCAAAGCGCAGGCGGCGCGGCCCGGCGGGGACACCATCTTCGGGAAGATCATCCGCAAGGAGATCCCCGCCAACATCATCTACGAGGACGAGCAG TGCCTCGCATTCCATGATATTTCACCTCAAGCTCCAACACATTTCCTAGTGATTCCTAAGAAGCCAATTGTCAGATTGTCTGAAGCAGAAGACTCTGATGAATCT cttCTTGGGCATTTAATGATTGTTGGCAAGAAGTGTGCTGCTAACCTGGGCCTGACCAATGGATTCCGGATGGTTGTGAATGAAGGGCCTGAGGGTGGGCAGTCTGTCTATCACGTACACCTCCATGTTCTGGGTGGCCGTCAGTTGGGCTGGCCTCCTGGCTAA